In Chitinophaga nivalis, a single genomic region encodes these proteins:
- a CDS encoding Ig-like domain-containing protein, which produces MFPFIISRWCIGGCISLLLLMFTVAGKSQTVPCNSANAQVTETSGICIGCYVDNPGLAVDNNPVTFSTLHVILGLLGGYTQQQLIFPAKSNAGDSVKIFLTTPVGLLDLNILGNVEVATYNGMVYNNDRKPINNELLHLQLISSQQFLLSWAPSRPFDKVEIRLNSGVLQLLNAINIGYAHLEVPKPLAISPLVKVCNGKPASLGVTGPAGVMYDWYRQSVGGIPVFTGADYTTRPVKGDSSYYVQAKRGDCPNPERTLIKVTALPLPGRPLVSEPVDSICKGTPAAFIASSVPNITHYWFGVSMGGVPLLAADTFITTPLGTNTAFYVEARETTGCVSSSRAAVMASILPPGPGVSMGAPRTWGGTGGDKFTAIINSPYSSDKGFLVAGVTASNDGDLSGQNHGLLDWWLVKLDSANNRKWSRTIGTAGVDSLHGIVATADKKFVVCGVFNLQTNPVGQIVGIDGNGNTLWSLQTNLRNHIPATLLNVTKIVVVGTTANAINLMLLNSTGAIIRTVSYPGNYASDKVSVIPLTDGGLLIAGSTSAGSVYGKDVFIARVDSFLNRQWEKVFLTEGDDIMVSIQPAGEGRFIVSNVIQDNLLQHAAARVMKLSEDGILKFLKVFKVGTLSASGYKDMDHSRFSPKRGGLIDVNVSNVLNCNNVNVLSKDERAACESSCRKGGCRVSKYPDLSSVSSEKRTLPVRAQHTTLAIQLPEGGADGKLYLVELDSIGNVVAIQADTTQVFAPAATTYIPGGGALMVGATSGVSKAKLAKVDPPSCLPDVMPSLPLSALLVQDTLPVISRDNVLATHVDSKEQSSSLIVFPNPFTESLSCRYQVKKAGKIVIRLINMGSGQYTILRTVTATAGMYNLQVNTRHYPAGMYILQLEQAGEKQVSKLIKLN; this is translated from the coding sequence ATGTTTCCTTTTATTATTTCACGATGGTGTATTGGGGGCTGTATCTCCCTGTTATTGCTGATGTTTACTGTTGCCGGTAAATCCCAGACAGTTCCCTGTAATTCTGCCAATGCACAAGTCACCGAAACGAGCGGAATTTGTATTGGCTGTTATGTCGATAATCCGGGACTAGCGGTGGATAACAATCCCGTCACATTTTCTACCCTACATGTAATACTGGGACTATTAGGGGGATATACCCAACAACAATTGATTTTTCCGGCAAAGAGTAATGCCGGAGATAGTGTGAAAATTTTTCTCACAACACCTGTTGGGCTGTTGGATCTGAATATCCTGGGGAATGTGGAAGTAGCTACCTATAATGGGATGGTGTATAATAATGATCGTAAACCCATCAACAACGAACTATTGCATTTACAGCTTATTTCCAGTCAGCAGTTTTTATTGTCGTGGGCGCCATCACGGCCTTTTGATAAAGTAGAAATAAGGCTTAATTCCGGTGTGTTGCAATTGTTGAATGCTATTAATATTGGTTACGCGCACCTTGAAGTGCCCAAACCATTAGCGATATCCCCCCTGGTAAAAGTGTGTAACGGAAAACCGGCGTCACTGGGTGTTACAGGCCCTGCTGGTGTGATGTACGACTGGTATAGGCAATCTGTTGGTGGAATTCCTGTTTTTACAGGCGCAGATTATACAACCCGGCCGGTTAAAGGAGATAGCAGCTATTATGTGCAGGCCAAACGGGGAGATTGTCCTAATCCGGAAAGAACACTGATAAAAGTAACTGCATTACCCCTTCCTGGCCGTCCTTTGGTTTCGGAACCAGTAGATAGTATTTGTAAAGGTACGCCGGCTGCTTTCATCGCCAGCAGTGTACCCAATATCACGCATTACTGGTTTGGGGTATCAATGGGAGGAGTTCCTCTGTTAGCTGCGGATACCTTTATTACCACTCCTTTAGGTACTAATACTGCATTCTATGTGGAGGCCCGGGAAACAACAGGTTGTGTGAGCAGTAGCCGTGCGGCAGTGATGGCGAGTATACTGCCACCAGGCCCCGGTGTTTCTATGGGGGCTCCCCGTACATGGGGAGGAACAGGTGGGGATAAGTTCACCGCTATCATTAATAGCCCTTATTCGTCAGATAAAGGTTTTCTTGTTGCAGGTGTAACGGCCTCCAATGACGGCGATTTATCAGGCCAAAATCATGGCTTATTGGATTGGTGGCTGGTAAAACTGGATTCCGCCAATAACAGGAAGTGGAGCAGGACAATTGGAACGGCTGGTGTAGACAGTCTGCATGGTATAGTAGCTACGGCAGACAAAAAATTTGTTGTATGCGGTGTATTTAATCTGCAAACAAACCCAGTAGGACAGATTGTCGGAATAGATGGGAATGGTAATACTTTATGGAGCCTGCAAACAAATTTGCGTAATCATATCCCGGCTACCCTGCTGAATGTAACGAAAATAGTCGTTGTAGGCACAACGGCGAATGCCATCAATCTGATGTTATTGAATAGTACCGGGGCGATTATAAGAACGGTCAGTTATCCCGGTAATTATGCGAGTGATAAGGTATCTGTTATCCCGCTTACAGATGGGGGACTTTTAATAGCGGGTAGTACTTCCGCTGGTTCGGTATATGGGAAAGATGTTTTCATTGCGCGGGTAGATAGTTTCCTGAACCGACAATGGGAAAAGGTATTTCTAACTGAAGGAGATGATATTATGGTTAGTATACAACCGGCAGGTGAAGGCCGGTTTATTGTAAGTAATGTTATCCAGGACAATTTATTACAGCATGCTGCCGCCAGGGTCATGAAACTCAGTGAAGATGGTATATTGAAATTTCTCAAGGTTTTCAAGGTGGGTACACTTTCGGCCAGCGGGTATAAAGATATGGATCATTCCCGTTTTTCTCCGAAAAGAGGAGGTTTGATAGATGTAAATGTCTCCAATGTTCTTAATTGTAATAATGTCAACGTTTTATCCAAAGATGAACGTGCTGCCTGTGAATCCAGTTGCCGGAAGGGTGGTTGCAGGGTATCGAAGTATCCGGACTTATCATCGGTTTCATCTGAAAAACGCACTTTACCCGTGAGAGCGCAGCATACTACGTTGGCGATTCAGTTACCGGAAGGCGGCGCTGATGGAAAATTATACCTGGTAGAATTGGATAGTATAGGAAATGTTGTTGCCATACAAGCAGATACTACACAGGTATTTGCGCCAGCGGCTACTACTTACATTCCGGGGGGAGGAGCTTTAATGGTAGGCGCTACCAGTGGTGTTAGTAAAGCTAAACTGGCTAAAGTGGATCCGCCATCCTGCTTGCCTGATGTGATGCCCTCATTGCCATTATCGGCTTTACTGGTGCAGGATACTTTACCGGTAATATCCAGGGATAATGTATTGGCAACCCATGTCGACTCAAAAGAACAATCATCTTCATTGATAGTATTTCCGAATCCTTTTACGGAAAGCCTCTCCTGCCGATATCAGGTAAAAAAGGCAGGGAAAATAGTAATAAGGTTAATTAATATGGGTTCCGGACAATACACCATATTAAGAACAGTAACTGCTACCGCAGGAATGTACAACTTACAGGTAAACACAAGACATTATCCTGCAGGGATGTATATCCTTCAATTAGAACAGGCTGGTGAAAAGCAGGTATCAAAATTGATAAAACTTAATTAA
- a CDS encoding DUF433 domain-containing protein has protein sequence MTFKMIDYREYIESDINIMLGKPIIKGTRITVALVLQRLSEGATPSDLLTAYPSLTPAAINAVLAYASDVIANESIIAVA, from the coding sequence ATGACCTTTAAGATGATAGACTACAGAGAATATATAGAATCAGATATTAATATAATGCTCGGAAAACCAATTATTAAGGGTACTCGTATTACTGTAGCATTAGTTTTACAAAGATTATCCGAAGGAGCAACTCCTTCCGACCTGCTAACAGCTTACCCCTCATTAACACCTGCTGCAATAAATGCAGTATTGGCTTATGCATCTGATGTGATCGCAAATGAAAGTATTATAGCAGTTGCATGA
- a CDS encoding immunoglobulin domain-containing protein: MKTWLYLPESLLCPVTALCAAFLLFVSNSYGQAIYANKQVNAVTGVCLLCSISNPEYAVDSDLTNYSSFNAPVELLGASLSQTLIFPTTSGSGCDSLIIKVGSSYALNTDAFKNITVRTYNAYTPNNDSVSPAATQIRILPDNTQALLLFQPTRPFDRVKITYNAGVAALLGSFRVYYAYHTDGLPGPATIPASDTAICIGGSARLSPLRVPGTTYRWYDRATGGNLLTAAPNTYMLTVTPAVTTTYYVEAVLGTCISQRTPVKVTVHPKPANPVYNVPSETLCGDVSVRVENHRTDINYNVRIKYVAIKGTVYDTAYTVRNKDQFVVRDINYPTHVQAGITVQAVNAITGCKSDSVSASLMIGGHGELIETDADSVSICKGDSVTLHAFMPNNTVAIIKWYDAPVGGKLLFTGAYYKVSPAVTTTYYAIISFACDNADRLPVKVLVRKLPDPIYNVSQGFLCNPPRLTITNHQTGFNYRVKVAADYFSGKPFDTAYTVLNRNTIDIPPLVFYVPAQTRVYVQAVDPVSGCRSDSVRKTFTIGGHASYPSVGADSVKICKKESVTLHAFIPQETFTVFRWYTAPTGGTLLYTGDYYEVSPAVTTVYYVSAGFECEYPVRRPVKVIVNPCTPGGTATATDPATVTGNK; encoded by the coding sequence ATGAAAACATGGTTGTATTTACCTGAATCGTTGCTGTGCCCAGTGACGGCCCTATGTGCTGCTTTTTTACTGTTTGTCTCAAATAGCTATGGACAGGCGATCTATGCCAATAAACAGGTGAATGCCGTGACCGGCGTTTGTTTATTGTGCAGTATTAGCAATCCCGAATATGCAGTGGATAGTGATCTGACGAATTATTCCTCCTTTAATGCGCCGGTGGAACTGTTAGGCGCCAGTCTGTCGCAGACGCTTATCTTTCCCACTACCAGCGGATCCGGGTGCGATTCGCTGATTATAAAAGTAGGTAGCAGTTACGCCTTAAATACGGATGCCTTCAAAAATATTACTGTGCGTACCTATAACGCCTATACCCCAAATAATGATTCGGTATCGCCTGCTGCTACACAAATACGTATCCTGCCGGATAATACCCAGGCCTTGCTGTTGTTTCAGCCTACGCGGCCATTCGACAGGGTAAAGATTACCTATAATGCGGGCGTGGCAGCTTTATTGGGTAGTTTTCGGGTATATTATGCCTATCACACGGATGGATTGCCGGGGCCTGCTACCATACCGGCCAGCGATACGGCGATATGTATCGGTGGATCCGCAAGGCTGTCACCCTTACGTGTCCCGGGTACGACCTATCGTTGGTATGATCGTGCTACAGGCGGAAATTTACTGACGGCGGCGCCGAATACCTATATGCTTACGGTCACTCCTGCGGTTACCACTACCTATTATGTAGAGGCGGTATTGGGAACATGTATCAGCCAACGTACGCCTGTTAAGGTAACCGTTCATCCCAAACCGGCAAATCCTGTTTACAACGTACCTTCCGAAACCTTGTGTGGAGATGTATCCGTACGTGTAGAGAATCATCGGACAGACATTAACTATAACGTCCGTATCAAATATGTGGCGATAAAAGGAACTGTTTATGATACGGCCTATACCGTCAGAAACAAAGATCAGTTTGTAGTACGGGATATTAATTATCCCACACATGTACAGGCGGGGATCACCGTGCAGGCTGTCAATGCCATTACCGGTTGTAAGTCTGATAGTGTATCAGCCTCTTTGATGATCGGAGGGCATGGTGAGTTGATAGAGACAGATGCTGACAGCGTATCTATCTGTAAAGGAGACAGTGTTACCCTGCATGCATTTATGCCCAACAATACGGTAGCTATCATCAAGTGGTATGATGCGCCGGTGGGTGGTAAGCTGCTGTTTACCGGAGCTTACTATAAGGTGAGCCCGGCTGTTACCACCACGTACTATGCTATCATTAGTTTTGCGTGCGATAATGCGGATCGCCTCCCGGTGAAGGTACTGGTACGTAAGTTACCGGATCCTATATACAATGTTTCGCAAGGTTTCCTATGTAATCCACCCCGGTTGACCATTACTAATCACCAGACAGGATTCAATTATCGGGTAAAAGTAGCAGCAGATTACTTTTCCGGTAAACCATTTGATACGGCATATACTGTCTTGAACCGCAATACCATTGATATTCCTCCGTTGGTATTTTATGTGCCTGCGCAAACCCGTGTATATGTACAGGCCGTAGATCCGGTGAGTGGTTGCCGGTCAGACAGTGTACGTAAAACTTTTACCATAGGTGGGCATGCCAGTTATCCCAGTGTAGGAGCCGATTCGGTGAAGATCTGTAAGAAAGAAAGTGTTACGCTACATGCATTTATTCCCCAGGAAACATTTACTGTTTTCCGTTGGTATACAGCACCGACAGGAGGAACGCTACTGTATACCGGTGACTATTATGAAGTTAGTCCGGCGGTGACAACGGTGTATTACGTTTCCGCCGGATTTGAATGCGAGTATCCGGTAAGAAGGCCGGTAAAAGTTATTGTTAATCCATGTACGCCCGGTGGTACTGCAACGGCAACAGATCCGGCTACTGTAACAGGGAATAAATAA
- a CDS encoding DUF5615 family PIN-like protein, with protein sequence MILADENIHTYIVKSLRDAGFEVTSVTELNKGIKDEKVIEWALKNDYLLLTEDKDFGEWVFAHHIKNLSVLFLRYAFYEYKEITQAVIHLLKTQPLKRPVFVTLTPKKIRIRQL encoded by the coding sequence ATGATATTAGCTGACGAAAACATACATACCTATATTGTCAAATCACTGCGAGATGCAGGCTTTGAGGTTACTTCTGTAACTGAATTAAACAAAGGGATTAAAGATGAAAAAGTGATTGAATGGGCTTTGAAAAATGATTATTTACTACTGACAGAAGATAAAGACTTTGGAGAATGGGTATTTGCACACCATATAAAAAACCTTAGTGTTCTTTTTCTCCGATATGCTTTCTATGAATATAAGGAAATAACTCAAGCAGTTATACATCTATTGAAAACACAACCACTAAAACGTCCTGTATTCGTAACGCTTACACCTAAAAAGATTCGTATCAGACAGCTATAA
- a CDS encoding carbohydrate-binding module family 14 protein, whose protein sequence is MKYIKSMLVLFLFAVPAILNAQTMSTTPPITHEPVFLTVTSNAIGSGSLEASSAVKAPAAVTTPMSVFVCAASGRYANPDNCHAYIFCIRMADGTFQRRDYTCAAGMAFDANKKVCVTEATVSNPYPPCNN, encoded by the coding sequence ATGAAGTACATCAAGTCGATGCTCGTTTTATTCCTGTTTGCGGTACCTGCTATCCTGAATGCGCAAACGATGTCCACTACACCTCCCATCACCCATGAACCGGTATTCCTGACAGTTACATCTAATGCTATTGGCAGCGGATCTTTGGAGGCATCATCGGCTGTAAAAGCTCCGGCAGCAGTAACTACACCCATGTCAGTATTTGTTTGTGCGGCGAGTGGCAGATATGCTAACCCGGACAATTGCCATGCCTACATTTTTTGTATAAGAATGGCAGATGGTACCTTTCAACGGAGAGATTATACCTGCGCTGCCGGTATGGCCTTTGATGCGAATAAAAAAGTTTGTGTAACTGAGGCAACGGTGAGCAATCCGTATCCGCCTTGTAATAATTAA